A region of the Natronosalvus rutilus genome:
CGGTATACCACACCGCCGTCGACGCGGTCAAGCGCAATGTCGCCGCCGTCGTCGGGCGCCTGGTTGTCCATGTCGTCGTTGAACTCGGAAATGCCGAAATAGATGTAGTCACCAGGTCTAGCGTCGTCCTTGCTGTCGACGCCCTCGGCTTTGTTGAACTCGATGGAGGCGCCGATCTCCTTGGCCGCGGCGCGCGTCTCGAGGAAGGGGACCCGCCGGAGTTCCTCGTCGACGCAGTTCGGACCCTGTTTTTCGTACTGCTCGGCCCACTCGACGATCGCCTCGTCGGAGATGTAGTCGCTGTTGCCGTTTTCGATGACCTCGAGATCGGCCTCCTTGAGGACCTCTTCAGTGACCTTGTCGCCCTCGCTCCAGTTGGTGTGGCTCTCAAGGTAGTCGACCTGGGTGACGTCGTCATACTCGGTGATCCAGGATTCGATCTCGACGTTGCTCGCGTGGCCTAATTCCCACCACTCGATTTCGAGGGGAACTTCAGCCGGCGATTTCCCGGAGGCGGCCTCGTCGTTGGTAATCTTCGGAGCGTAGAGCGTCCCGGCGACATCCATCGGATCCTGGTAACTCGAGATCGGCCGATCCGCGACGAACTTATAGATACCCTTGCTGTCACCGTCGGAACAGCCGTAGACGGTGCGCTCGTCGGGCAGGATGTCCGGCGCCTCCCAGGCGGCTCGGCCCATGACGTAGTACTTGACTGGTTGTGGCTCGTCTGCCGTCGGCTCGCGGATGTCGACGTGATAGCCGTAGCGGTAGGGGTTGGGGTAGACGTCGCCGATGGGATCGATCGGGTTCCCATCCCCGGACTCCACGGGATCCGCGCCGAGGTAGTAGGCGAGGTGCTCCACGCCGGTCATGTTCCAGTAGCCCTGGACGGACCAGCCGTCGACCTCGTCGTATTCATTGATGGCGGTCTGGATCTCGGAGGGGTTCGGCCGGTTCCAGAAGTAAGCCGCCCCCCGCAGGCCTTCGCCGTCGCCGGCCTCGATAATATCGCTGATCGTCCCCGTGAGGTTCGCTCGTGGGTGGGCATAGTTCTCCTCGGAGGAGATCATTGTCTCCCACGGACTCAGGTCGCCGTAGCAGTTGATGCGCGTGCCGCCGATCTCGCGGAAAGCGTTCGTGTTGACTGTGTTGATCGCATTCTCGGGATCAGCCTCCCACTCGTCGTCCTCGGTTTTCCTGAGCGGCGTCCGCATGACGTTGCCGGGGCTGTTCTCGTCGTTGGTGAATAGGTAGCCCTCAGTTCCATCGTCGTTTGTGGCGACGAACTGGTTACAGTCCATGTTGTACCCGGGGTCGCCGTAGGTCGTCCCCGCGAAGTTCTCCGGTGTGACCTCCCGTCCGTCCGGCGTTTCGACGATCCCCCAGCGTTCGGTACCGCCGTTGATCGGGTCACCCTCCTGGATCAGGTATTCGAACTTGGCGTCGGCCGCCCAGACGGTGTCCTGTTGCTCTTCGACTGGTGCCGGTGACTCCGTGAAGTCATCGTTCGTCCCTTCGAACTCGAACTGGAAGCCCCGGTAGTACCCCACACCGCCCTTGTCATAGGGTGCGGGATTGTTCCGGCTCGGATGCTGGACGCTGATCAGCAGCGTCCCATCCTCGAAGACGAACGGCCCGGTCATCTCCGCGCCGAAGGCGGTCGTCGAGAATCGCTTCAGGTCACCGACGACGCTCGGTGCTCCCTCGGTCAGTGTGTCGTCATCGTCCGTCGAGTCGTCGGGGCTATATCCGCGGTAGCTATCCCCGGCACCGCTGGCGACGCCCGCGACGCCTGCGCCGACCAGGGTGGCGATGGAGGCTTTCATCAGGTTGCGTTTTGGTTGATCAACCATGCAAGTACGAAATTCAGGTCGTGCATGAAGTTGGTTTATAATAGGTCAACAGCCCTGTTCAGAACGATTATTGTCGCTATATATGCGACGGAACTGATGTGACCCAGAATAGATCCCTCGGGTAGGGTGTGAGGTCGTCCATATTCCTATTATGTAGGCCGGCCAAAAACCGGCCCGCCATGGTGAAATTTTGCGGTGCTGGCCGTCTACCTTGGAAGAATCAACACATACTGCCGAAAACTGATCGCGCCGTCCGTCTCAGGGTTCGGTCTCCCCGTCGTCGATCGCAGCGGCCTTCCGGCGGATGTTGGTCGCTCGCTTTTGGACACGCGAGACGTACCGTTCAATCTTCCCGGGCTGGACGCCCATGAACGAACCGACCCACTGACGGTCATTGTATGGCTGGGTGAGGAGGTACGCCGCGAGCGTATCCCGACCGGCCTGGATGATGATTGGAGGGATGCCCCGCTCGCCGGTACCGGCCTCCTCGAAGCCGTTGACGTCGAAGTAGATATCGGCGTACAACTCGGCGGTCTCGGCGTCGTCAAATTCAATCCCCTCGTGATGCGGCGCTTCGAACCGGTAACGGCCGTCGTCTAGTTCGACGATGCGAACGTCCATGATGTACTCCTGGTGGATCCCGATCGATTCCCTATCGATCCGCTCTGTCACGACCATGTGCGCGACTCCGTCACGACTAGCAATGAATCTAAGTAATAGACGTTTATAGCTGTCAAGAGGTCTTTATCCGAATACGTAGCTATCCGAAGCACGATTGAGGCGGTGCAAAGTGGGTGTTCTCGGAAACGGTTTTCGAATAGATGTGGCGTCGAAACCGAACCATGTACAACGGTCGAAGGTTGTGCGGTGGTGCGGAACGAGATCAGTGACAGTTCGGATAATTCTCGCTCTCGAT
Encoded here:
- a CDS encoding alkaline phosphatase PhoX; the protein is MVDQPKRNLMKASIATLVGAGVAGVASGAGDSYRGYSPDDSTDDDDTLTEGAPSVVGDLKRFSTTAFGAEMTGPFVFEDGTLLISVQHPSRNNPAPYDKGGVGYYRGFQFEFEGTNDDFTESPAPVEEQQDTVWAADAKFEYLIQEGDPINGGTERWGIVETPDGREVTPENFAGTTYGDPGYNMDCNQFVATNDDGTEGYLFTNDENSPGNVMRTPLRKTEDDEWEADPENAINTVNTNAFREIGGTRINCYGDLSPWETMISSEENYAHPRANLTGTISDIIEAGDGEGLRGAAYFWNRPNPSEIQTAINEYDEVDGWSVQGYWNMTGVEHLAYYLGADPVESGDGNPIDPIGDVYPNPYRYGYHVDIREPTADEPQPVKYYVMGRAAWEAPDILPDERTVYGCSDGDSKGIYKFVADRPISSYQDPMDVAGTLYAPKITNDEAASGKSPAEVPLEIEWWELGHASNVEIESWITEYDDVTQVDYLESHTNWSEGDKVTEEVLKEADLEVIENGNSDYISDEAIVEWAEQYEKQGPNCVDEELRRVPFLETRAAAKEIGASIEFNKAEGVDSKDDARPGDYIYFGISEFNDDMDNQAPDDGGDIALDRVDGGVVYRAELGPRYDVSTLEPVVVGPDFTSEEAMKDVDDSLRNVDNVYAMRDGRVLLCEDGWRGGNRSYPNDALYVYEPEETERRGPPGGDPPGRNDPPGRDSGR